AATTCCTTTTTTTGAAAATGAATGAATGGTAAGAGAGAAATCTTTAAAAACACTGGATAACAAAGGAAATTTTGGGAATTTTTTGTCAGATTGTAAATAATTTTACTATTTTTGGGAAACCCTCACTGTTAAAAATGAAAAACGTTTTATTTGCAATCCTTGCATTACTTTTTGTAGTATCCTGTGGAACTTCAAAACCGGTTGTTGTTAAAAGAAGTGTCCCTACAAAAACCGTTAAGAAAACTCCCGATCTAAAATCACTGGAATCTAATTTTTCCGGAAAAGTGAACGGTCAGATTCAGGATATCCTGAAAGATGCTCAGAAATATCTCGGCGCTCCTTACAAATATGCGGGAAATACTTCTGCAGGATTCGACTGTTCAGGTTTAGTTACTAAGGTTTTCAATGAAAACAATACAAAATTACCTCGCCGTTCGGAAGACCAGTCCACTGTTGGTAAACAGGTAAATATTCGCGACACAAAGCCAGGCGACTTGGTGTTTTTTGCCACCGCGGGCGGCAGCAGGGTTTCGCACGTGGGAATTGTACACGATATTGGGAATAACGGTGAAGTGAAATTCATTCATGCATCCACTTCCAAAGGCGTGATTATTTCCTCACTTAACGAAAAATATTGGAACAAAGCTTATCTTTTCGCCCGAAGAGTTTTGTAAATTTGCGCCAATAAAATTTATACAAAGCAATCAAATTATGTTACAGCAAACTATTGAAAATATCTGGGATAACCGTGAACTTTTAAAAGACGAAGAAAGCCAGAAATCCATCCGTGAGGTAATCCGTCAGCTGGATTTGGG
The window above is part of the Kaistella faecalis genome. Proteins encoded here:
- a CDS encoding C40 family peptidase, with the protein product MKNVLFAILALLFVVSCGTSKPVVVKRSVPTKTVKKTPDLKSLESNFSGKVNGQIQDILKDAQKYLGAPYKYAGNTSAGFDCSGLVTKVFNENNTKLPRRSEDQSTVGKQVNIRDTKPGDLVFFATAGGSRVSHVGIVHDIGNNGEVKFIHASTSKGVIISSLNEKYWNKAYLFARRVL